A stretch of DNA from Acidobacteriota bacterium:
GGTGCGCTCCGCAGGCCCGTCACGGTAGCTGGTATCCGCAGCGTTTCATGGCTCCCCTGGAAGACAACGAACCTGCCCTGTCGTCCGCCCTCGAGGTGGTTTCGGGGCTTGCGGCGAGCCTCGACCAAGAAGGGATTCCGGCCCAGCGACGGGCTATCCTGGGATTCTCTCAGGGGGCCTGCCTGGCGCTCGAGCAGGCGGTCCGGCAGCCGCGGAGCTTCGCTGCGGTGATCGCCTTGGCGGGGGGTCTGATCGGCCCCCCGGGGACGCTTTGGCCTAATTCTGGTTCGCTGGCCGGGACGCCGATCCTGCTGGCCTGCGGCGATGCCGATCCGCACATTCCGGTGGCGCGGGTGGAGGAGTCGGCGAGGGTCCTGACGGCTCGTGGGGCCGACGTCGAGATGCACCTCGAACCGGGATTCGGCCATGGCGTTCTGCCGCACCATTTGACCCGCGTTCGTACTCTCCTCGATGAGGTGCTGAAGCCCTGACGTCGACCTGCCGAAAGGGGGTCCAGGACCCGTCCACGGTGTTGTAGGCTGACCGCGATGAAGCGCAATGAATCTCTTCTCGATGTCGTTCTGGAGCTACAGCATTTAGACCGGGTTCCGCGCAGCGGTTGGACGCTGCGTGGGGTTACCTCGCCGGAAAGCGTCACCGAGCACTCGTGGCATGTCCTGTTTCTGGTCTGGGCACTTGGTCCCCGGGTTCCGGATCTCGATGTGGCGCGAGCTGTCGAGATCGCCCTGGTTCACGATCTCGCCGAGGTCCGCCTCGGCGACTTGCCGCGCACCGCCGGGCAGTACTTTCCGCCGGGCGCGAAAAAGAGCGCCGAGCGGGCGGTGATCGATGACGTCCTGGCTCCGTTGCCGGAGCGCAGCCGCGAGCTCTACCGTGAGTACGAGGCGGGCAGCAGCGCCGAGGCGCGGCTGGTCAAGGCTTGCGACAAGCTGCAGTTGATGCTCAAGGCGACCACCTACGAGACCTGGGGAAGTGGTGGCTTGAGCGAGTTTTGGGAGAACGAGGCCAACTTTCCGGAGGCCGCCATCGAGCCGGTGCGGGAGCTCTTCGAGGCCCTACGGCGTCGACGCGAGGAAGGCGAATGTTCGACCTGACCGTGCTGCCAGCTCTCAACGCCAGTATCAACACCGTGGTCAGCGGCTTGCTGATCGCCGGTCGGATTCTGATCGGCCGCGGCAAGCGGGAGGCCCATCGTCGATGCATGCTGGCGGCGGTCGGTCTCTCGGTGGTGTTCTTGATCTCTTACCTGACCTACCACTACCAGGTGGGAGCGACCCGCTTCCAGGGGACGGGTGCCGTTCGAACCCTCTACTTCGCGATTCTGATCAGCCATACGGTGCTCGCCGCCTCGGTGCCCTTCTTGGCCCTCATCACCCTGGTGCGAGCGTTGCGGCAGCGCTTCGATGAGCATCGCCGGATTGCTCGCTGGACCTTTCCGATCTGGCTCTACGTCTCGATCACCGGAGTGCTGGTCTACCTGATGCTCTACCAGCTACCGGTGCAGTAGGACGCTGGCGGTGAAGGCGCCGCTCGGCCTGGTCGGGACTGTGCTGGCGGTGCTGCTGATGCTCAGCGCCTGCGGCGAGGCAGGCCCGCCGGCCGCCAGTCGGCCCGCCGC
This window harbors:
- a CDS encoding dienelactone hydrolase family protein gives rise to the protein MSSWHQGGPVARWGNPRRGAVVLLHGRGASAESILMLARHLEREDLLWCAPQARHGSWYPQRFMAPLEDNEPALSSALEVVSGLAASLDQEGIPAQRRAILGFSQGACLALEQAVRQPRSFAAVIALAGGLIGPPGTLWPNSGSLAGTPILLACGDADPHIPVARVEESARVLTARGADVEMHLEPGFGHGVLPHHLTRVRTLLDEVLKP
- a CDS encoding HD domain-containing protein, whose protein sequence is MKRNESLLDVVLELQHLDRVPRSGWTLRGVTSPESVTEHSWHVLFLVWALGPRVPDLDVARAVEIALVHDLAEVRLGDLPRTAGQYFPPGAKKSAERAVIDDVLAPLPERSRELYREYEAGSSAEARLVKACDKLQLMLKATTYETWGSGGLSEFWENEANFPEAAIEPVRELFEALRRRREEGECST
- a CDS encoding DUF420 domain-containing protein, encoding MFDLTVLPALNASINTVVSGLLIAGRILIGRGKREAHRRCMLAAVGLSVVFLISYLTYHYQVGATRFQGTGAVRTLYFAILISHTVLAASVPFLALITLVRALRQRFDEHRRIARWTFPIWLYVSITGVLVYLMLYQLPVQ